TGGGAGACCTCGCGCTGCGCCAGGGTGAGCAGGGCGAGCTGTTCGTCGAGGACGCCGCGGGCCAGCGCACCGAGTGGGTCCCCGCGGGCTGCGGCGCGCGGCCCATCCACGTGGACCTCGAGCACCAGCAGCTCCTGGTGACCTGCACCGCGCGAGGCAACGCGCTCGAGCTGCACGGCGCCCGGGTGCACCAGCCGCTCGGGCTGGCCGTCGAGCCGCCCCACCGGCGCAACGAGCTCTCCTCGGACCCCACCCGTCTGTACCCCGTCTCCCCCGCCGCTCCCGTCGTGAACCAGAGCCTGGTGGACCTGGAGACGCGCACCGTGCACCCGGTGCCCGTGCCAGGAGAGGTGAACTACACCGAGGGAACTCGCGCCCTGGTGGTCCAGGAGTCCGAGGCCGGCGCCCCCAAGCGGCTGTGGTTCCTGGACGTCGCCACCGGAGAGAAGCGGGAGCTCGGCCCGGTGGAGGGCTATGGAATCATGGCCGCGGGGAACCTCGTCTACATCCAGGGCGCCCTGGTGGACCTGAGCACCGGCCAGCTCCTCGGGAAGCTCGAGGAACACCTCGAGGTCCTCGACAAACAGGGACGTACGCTGCGCACCCCGAGCCTGGGGGCGCGGTTGGCACCAGTGGGACCCCTCCAATGGACGCCCGCGGTGCAACCGGGCGGGCACCCGTGAACGGGCCGCGGTGCATGTCCGTGGCCCCGTGGCGTCCAAGCCCGTGAATACCATCTTCAACGTCCAGCCCCGAGCCCCCCTGCGCGAGGAACGTGCGGGAAATACCCCACTGGGCTAAGGGTGGGCCCGCTGTCCAGCCCGAGCGGGGTGCATTCCCCCGAGGCCCGCTCGCTGGAGGAGGTACCGAGAGATGTCCGAACAGCAGCCGAAGAAGAAGCGCTGGCCCTATGTCCTGGGCGGCATCGTCCTGTTCCTGGTGTTGGTCGTGTCCATCGCCCTGTGGCGGCTCGATGCCTTCCTGCTCGAGACCGCCCGCACGGAGGCCGCGAAGTATTCGCAGCAGCTCGGCCGGCCCGTGATGATTGGAGACATCTCCACCAAGCTCGTCCCCTACCTGGGCGTGAAGGTGGAGAACGTGGTGGTGGGCGCCGCCGAGGGTGAGCAGGTGCCCCTCACGGAGCTGAGGCGGGTGGACGTGAGCATGGCGCTCTGGCCCGCCCTCACCTCGCGCGGCAAGGACATCCAGGTCCAGAACGCCGAGGTGAATGGCCTCACCGTCAACGTCGTCCGGCTGCCGGACGGCACCACCAATGTCTCCCGGTTGCAGGAGAAGCTCGCCCGGCAGCAGCCGAAGGAGGAGGAGCCTCCCGCCGAGGAGACGCCGACGGACCTCTCGGGCGTGCGCGTGGACCGGGCGGCGCTCACCGACGCCACCATCCGCTTCATCGACCAGAGCGGCGGGGCCCAGGCGCGGGAGCTGGCCATCTCCGACCTCGACATCGAGGTGAAGGACCTGCGCGTGGGCCAGCCCCTGGAGGTGGCGCTGAACGCCGCGGTGCTGGCGCAGCAGCAGAACCTGCACGTGACGGTGAAGACGGCGCCGCTGCCGGCCTCGCTCACGCCGGTGCCCGAGCGCGTGGTGTTGAAGGCGGAGCCCATCGACATCTCGCCGCTGGGGCCCTTCCTCGGGCCGGACGTGGGACTGCAGGCGGGCAAGGTGCAGGCGGACTGGACGGCGGAGCTGGGCGCGGCGGTGCCCGGCGGCAACGGGCCCACGAACATCAAGGGCGGGCTGCGCGCGGAGGGCCTGAGCTTCGCGGGAACCGAGGGCGGCAAGGCGCTCGACGTGGTGCTGGACACGGACGTGACGGGCGACATGAAGACGGGCGACCTCACGCTGCGCAAGCTGCTGATGGAGCTCGGCCCGGCGCGCCTCACCGGCAAGGGACAGGTGAAGGGGCTGCTCACCGAGACGCCCGCGGTGCAGGACTTCGAGCTGGTGGGACAGAACCTCGACCCGGCGGTGCTGGCCGAGTACTACCCGCCGCTGCGCAAGCAGCTGGCCAACCAGGTGGCGGGCCCCATCGGGCTGGTGGTGAGGGGCGGAGGCACGCAGCAGTCGCAGGCGCTGACGGCGGAGATGGACCTGACGCCGGTGCGGCTGAACATCCCCGAGCAGCTCTCCAAGGAGGCGGGAGCGCCCATGCAGGTGACGGCGCGGATCACCGGCGCCGCGGCCAGCGGAGGCGCGCTGCGTTTCGACGCGAAGGCGGACCTGACGGGCGTGGACATGCGGCCGGGGCTGCTGCTGGACAAGCGGCCGGGGCAGACGTTCACGGTGGACACGGCGGGCACGTACCAGCCGGAGAGCGGCAAGAGGCCGATGAAGGTGGACCTGGGCCGGCTGAACGTGGCGCTGCTGGACTCCACGCTGACGGGGACGGCCTCGGTGGCGCTGGCGGGCCAGGGGGCCAGGCAGACGACGACGTTCGCCCTGGCGCTCAAGAGCCCGCGGCTGAACGCGGACGAGCTGTTGATGACGGACGAGGAGATCGCCTCGGTGACCGGCGGCGCGCCCGTGGAGGAGGAGGGGCCGCAGGATCCCAAGCGCTTCAACGGCATGCGCGGAGACATGCTGTTCGAGATTGGCGCGCTGCGGATGAACGAGATGGATCTGTCCAACATGGTGGCCGAGCTGAAGATGGTGGACGACCTCATCACGGTGGAGCGGTTCACCACGGGCATCTACGGCGGCACGGTGTCGGCGGGAGGGAGCACGGTGCGGCTGGGGCCCGAGCCGGCGCAACGGCCCTTCGAGCTGAAGGCGGAGGTGCGGGGCATGGACGTGGCGCAGGCGATGTCCAAGCGGGTGCCGCGCAAGGTGCTGGACGGGCGGTTCGACGGGCAGCTGAACCTGACGGGCGTGGGCTACGAGATGGAGAGCCTGAAGCAGCGGCTGGCGGGGGCCATCCAGGGCAACCTGATGGGCGGAGCGTTCTCCGGGATGGACATTCCGGCCGCGGTGTCCGCGCCGCTGGTGAAGGCGCTGCCCTTCGCGGGCAAGATGCTGACGGACGAGGGCATGACGCAGCTCGCGGAGCAGTTGCCGTTCGGGGTGACCATCAAGAACGGAGTGGCGCAGCTGTCGAAGCCGATCACCTGGACGAGGCCGGAGGTGGCGATGAGCTTCGACGGAGGCATCGGGCTGGACGGAACGCTGGACCTGGCGGGGACGGTGAACCTGGGGCCGCCGCTGATACAGAAGATGACGCTGGGCAAGGCGACGCCGACGGATCCGGTGCCGCTGGCGCTGAAGCTGACGGGCAAGGCATGGAGCCCGCAGGTGACGGGGCTGGACGTGAAGCCGGCGGCGGTGGCGATCGCGAAGATGGCGGCGGCGAGCGCGGCGACGGAGCTGTTGGGTGAGAAGGGCAAGGAGGTGGGGAAGGTCATCACCGGCGGCACGGACGCGGCGAAGGAGGCGGCGAAGGCCGAGGCGGAGAAACGTCAGCGCGAGCTGGAAGAGAAGGCGCGCCAGGAAGCGGAGGCGGCGCGCAAGAGGGCGGAGGAGGAGGCGAAGAAGCGCCTCAAGGGCATCTTCAAGAAGTAACGCCCCACCTCCCAACTCCTCCCTCTCCCTCTGGGAGAGGGTCGGGGTGAGGGTAGACGTCCCCGTGCCCTCACCCGAGCCCCCGGCCGCGTCTCACGAAGCCACGATGTGAAGGCGAGCGGAGCGAGACCCCGGGGCGGCCGGCCCGCCCTGCCGCAACAGATACTCGCGGATGGCCTCGTGGTCGGGCCTCGTGGAGAGGAACACGTCCAGGTCCGCGGCCTCCAGGAGCCCGACGTTGAGCACGTGCTTGCAGTAGCCCCAGTGCCCCGTCTCCCAGTACTGGATGCGCTCGTTGTAGACGCCTCGCCCCCACTCGCCAGGAGACAGGTGGAACAGCGCCTCATGGCGCTGCCCGCGCGCGCCCCCGCTCCACTCGAGCGAGCCCGGCAGACCCATCTTGCCGTGGTCCAGCAACACCCGGACGCCGTCGTCCGCATGCTCGACGCGGAAGGCCTCCACCTCGACGAAGGGCTTGCCCCTGTGCACGTCCGTCCACTGGCGGGGCAGGAAGCTCCGCTGCTCGGAGAAGTAGACGTGGTGCAGCCGGAACGGGGCGTCCTCGGGCTGGGTCATCACCTTGGGAAGCACCAGGGCCGGGGGCGTCGAGTTGCGCGTCCGCGCGCCGGGCCCTCCTCGCGCCTCCTTCGTCCACTCGGTCGTGAGCAGTTGGACGACCAGGCCGGAGACGCGGGTGTCTTCGCAGGGAGTGCGCTTGCTTCGATGTCGGGACATGGTGTGGCTCCCAGACGGGGCGTGAATCCAGAACGCACGAAGGGCCCCCTGCCCTCGCGATTCCCCGGGGACCTACCCACCCGGCCCTCCCCTCTCAGCCAGATATATCGGCAACACATGCAATCCCGGCAATCCCCCCCTCGGCACTTTCTCGAGCGCGGCGAGCGCTTCGCGTCGGAGGAGCAACAGTGAGCCACGCCGCGCGGCACGATTCCCAGAGCGCAGGAGGATGAGAAAAACGGCCCCGCCTACCCCGAGTGAGGCCCGCCTTCACGAAGGAGTCCCCGGAGGTGCTCGCAGAGCTTCGCGGTGCCGCGCACGGCCTCGGGGAAGCCGTCGCCGAAGGTCTGGAAGTTGTGGACCATCTCCGGCCACACCTCCAGGTGCGCCTGGATGCCGGCGGCCCGCGCCTTCTCGGTGATGCGGCGCGCATCGTCGTACTGCAGCTCCGCCGAGCCCGCGTGGACGAACAGCGGCGGCAGGCCCCGCAGGTCCGCGTACCAGGGCGAGGCGAGCGGCTCCCTCGGGCTGGCGCCGCCGAGGTACCACTTCGCCCAGTGCAGCAGCATGCGCTTGTCGCCCCAGTCGTACGGGCCGTTCGTCTCCACGCTCTCGCCGCTGCACTCGAGGTCCACCCAGGGAGCGATGACCCCGGCGCCCGCCGGCAGCGGCACGCCCTGGTCTCGCAGCGCCACCTGCGCCGCGATGGCCAGCCCGCCGCCCGCCGAGTCCCCGCAGAACACCACCCGCTCCGGCTTCACCCCGGTGGACAGCAGCCAGCGGTACGCCGCCACGGTGTCCTCCACGGGCGCGGGGAAGGGGTGCTCGGGGGCCAGACGGTAGTTGAGCCCCAGTGCCTTCGCCCCCGTGCCGAGCGCAATCCGCGCGATGAGGTCCCCGTGCGTGCGCGTGGAGCCGAAGACGTACGAGCCCCCGTGCAGGTACAGCACCACGTGCTCGCTGGCGCCCTCGCGGGGGATGAACCACTCGGCGGGGACTCCGCCCGCGTCCACCTGCTCGCGCCGCACGCGCTTCAACGCGGGAGAGGGAATGGACAGCCGCTCCATCTCCGCGCGCTGCGTGGCCGCGTCGAGGTGGACGATGCGCTCGTTGGTGGCCTTCATGAAGGCCACGGTGGCCTCGTACTTGAAGCTCCACCCGGGCCGCAGCGGTCCTCGCTTCATGCGCCGCGCGGCCGTGGCGAGACTCGTGCCCAGCAGTGTCGACAGGATGGTGAGGCGTCCCATGTATTCCCCCCGGATACCTCCACACTGTGCACCAGTTCGGAGCCGCGGAGGGAATGGAATTCCCATACACTCCCGCCACATGAACACAGTGCCCGCCGCCGGTGGATTCGATCATGTCCCGGTCATTGACGTCCGCGCGCTCGTGACGCCGTCGTCGAGCGCCGCCGAGCGCCGCGCCGTCGCCGCGCGGATTGGCGCCGCCTGTCGCGAGAGCGGCTTCTTCTACGTCGTCGGCCACGGCGTCGACGCGGGACTCCAGGCCCGACTCGAGGAGCTGAGCCGTCGCTTCTTCGCGCTGCCACTCGACGACAAGATGGCCATCCGCATGGCGCTGGGAGGGCCCGCCTGGCGCGGCTTCTTCCCGGTGGGCGGCGAGCTGACCTCCGGCCGCCCGGACCGCAAGGAGGGCCTCTACTTCGGCACCGAGCTCGGCCCCGAGCACCCGCTCGTCCGCGCCGGCACACCGCTCCACGGCCCCAACCTCTTCCCCCAGGAGCCACGGGGCCTGCGCGAGGCCGTCCTCGACTACATGGCCGCGCTCACCCGCCTCGGCCACGCGCTCATGTCCGGCATCGCGCTCAGCCTCGAGCTCGAGGAGGACTACTTCGCCGCGCGCTACACGGGCGATCCGCTCGTGCTCTTCCGCATCTTCAACTACCCGCCCGGTCCCAGTACCGCCGAGGACGGACAGCCCGTCTGGGGCGTCGGCGAACACACGGACTATGGCGTGCTCACCATCCTCAAGCAGGACGATGCCGGCGGCCTCCAGGTCAAATCACGCGCGGGGGGCGAGGTGCGCTGGGTGGAGGCCCCGCCCGTTCCCGGCTCGTTCGTGTGCAACATCGGCGACATGCTCGACCGCATGACCCGTGGCGTGTACCGCTCGACGCCGCACCGGGTGCTGAACCGCTCCGGGCGTGACCGCCTGTCGCTTCCGTTCTTCTTCGACCCGGGCTGGACCACGGAGATCCATCCGATCGACGCCCCTGCCCTCCACGGTGTCTCCACCCTCGATGACCGGGCCGAGCGCTGGGACGGCCAGAGTGTCCACGCATTCCGTGGCACCTACGGCGACTACCTACTCGGCAAGGTCGGCAAGGTCTTCCCGGACCTCCGCTCCAAGGTCCTGTCCTGACTCCAGTGCCCGCCTGACACGCGGCCCTCGAGGGGGAAACCGTGATTCTCTATACCCTCACCCCGTCCCTCTCCCAGAGGGAGAGGGGATGTGGCTCAGTGACGTGTGATTCCCGGTGCCGGTGCCAACATCCGCGGTCCCAGCCGGTCCCGGTTGTGCGGCGCCAACAGGTCCACCGCCGGCCCCATCGGAATGATTCGCGACGGGTTCACCGTGTCCTGGCTCCAGTAATAGTGCACCTTGATGTGGTCGACGTTCGTCGTCTCCGCGAAACCCGGTGTCTGGTACAGGTCCAGCAGGTAGTTCCACAGGTTGGGGTAGTCCTGTAGCCGCGACAGGTTGCACTTGAAATGCGAGTAGTAGACGAGGTCGAAGCGCACCAGCGTCGTGTAGAAGCAGATGTCCGCCTCCGTGAGCACCTCCCCGCATAGGTAGCGCTGCCGGTCCAGCACCCCCTCCCAGTGCTCCAATGCCGTGAACAGCTCCCGGCACGCCAGCTCGTACGCCCCCTGGCTCGTCGCGAAGCCCGCCTTATAGACCCCGTTGTTCACCGGCTCGTAGAGCGCGTCGATGGTGGCGTCCACCTGCTCGCGCAGCTCCTCCGGCCACAGCGTCACCGGGTGCTCGGCGAATGCGTCGAACTCCGTGTCCAGCATCCGCAACAGCTCGCGCGACTCGTTGTTCACGATGGTCCGCTCACGCGCGTCCCAGAGGATCGGCACCGTCACCCGTCCCGAGTAGTGCGCATCCGCCCGCTGGTACAGCTCACGCAAGTAGTGCGTGCCGTTGAGCTTGTCCTCGTTCGCGCGCGGGTAGCAGCCCCCGAACTTCCACCCGTCGCGCCCCATCCGAGGATCCGCCACCGTGACGCCCACCGCCCCCTCCAGCCCCTTCAGCTTGCGGATGATGAGCGTGCGCGACGCCCATGGGCAGGCATACGAGACATACAGGTGATAGCGGCCCGCCTCCGCCGGGAAGCGTCCTTCCCCACTCGCGGAGACCCTGTCATGAAAGCGCGTTCTTGGACGCACGAAGCGTCCGGCCTCGTCCGGGGCGTACCAGTCCGTACGCCACTCTCCGTCCAGCAACATTCCCAAGAGAGCTCACCTCCGTGTAGTGAACTCTCGGCACGCCGCGTCAGGAGGACAACCTCCCCTGCTTTCGAGAAGCCTGGAGCGAGCCCGCCCGGCCCCTCACCTCCTCGGTCCCCCTCCGTCCCGGGGCGCCAGTCCCGGCCTGCCTGCCTGGAGTGTCTCCAGGAGCGTCCGCGCCTCCCGCAGGTCGACCGAATCCCCGCCCGCCTCGGACCGCGCATGGGCTCGCGACAGCAGACGCCTCGCCACCTTCCACCGGCCCTGGTCCCGCAGCTGGCGGCTCAGGCTCACCACCGCGCGCAGCTCCAGCAGCCCGCTCCCTTCATGGCGCGCGACCTCAAGGGCATGGAGGAAGGCCCGCCTCGCCTCGTGCTCCCTCCCGTCCAACCGCAGCAGCTCTCCCCGCAAGCGGTGCAGCTCTGGCTCACCGGCGTGCTCCCCCAGGGTCTCCATCACCTCCAGCGCCTCGTTCGCTGCCTTCAGCCCCTCCCGTCCTCGACCCAGCCGCCAGAGGCTCTCCGCCAACAGTCCCAGGTTGTAGGCCATCCCCCCTCGAAGCCCCAGTCCCCTCCAGAGCACGAGCGCCTCACGGATGAGCTCGCATCCCTCCTGGGCGCGTCCCTGCTGGGACCAGCACCATCCCGTGAGGATCATCGCCCAGGCCCGCCAGACCTTGTAATCGTTCTCCCGGGAGAGCTCGGCGGCCCGCTCCGCCCACTCCAGGCAATCCCGCACGTCGTGGCGGATCTGACAGGACAGGGCGACGTAGATCATCGCATACGCCTGGGTATGGAGATGACCGACGCGTCCGGCCAGCTCCAGCGCTTCGCCGCCATGTCGACGGGCCAACTCGCACTCGCCGAGCACGGACTCGATGACGGACGCGAAGGCCAGCGCCGACGTCCTCGGTTCGCATCCGTGATGCATGGCCATCCGCTGGAGCTGCTCGAGCTCCAGCGGCACCGCGGCCACGGCGAGCTCGACGTGCTTCCGGGCCGCCCTCGGCTGTCCCCAGGTGAAGAGGCAGGTGGCCATCATCCGGTGGCCCACCGAGCTCAGCTCCGGGCTGTGCTGGCGCTCTCCCTCGTCCACGAGCATGCCCGCCAGCTCCCGCACCAGGTCGAACTCCGCCCGCGCATACGCGAAGGCCAGCAGCGCCCAGTAGGACAGCTCCGTTCGGGGCAGCTCCTCGCCCAGCTGTTTGAAGAGCTCGCGGATCCGCGAGAAGAGCCCTCCCAGCTCGGGCGAGTCGACGCCATGCAGGTGCGCCAGCGAGATGAACAGCGTGCTCAGCAGGTGCAGCTCCTCACGCGCGCGCTGGCGGGTATCCGTCAGGTACGGCAGCAGCTTGCGCGCCTGTTCGAGCTGGTGCTTCGCCTCCACGAACGCCGAGCGCTGGTTGGCCAGCTGTCCAGCCCGGAAACCGTAGCGGATGGCCGGACCGGCCTCGCCCGCTTCCATATAATGCTGGGCGAGCACCTGCGGCCGCGTCTTCCCCACGTCGGGGAAGCGCTCCTCCAGGACCCGCGCGATGTGCCGGTGGTGCTGCCTGCGGATGTGGCGTGGCAGGGATTGCCACGCCGCCTCCTGGATGAGCGCGTGCCGGAACCGGTACCCGGGCTCGCCGCCCGCCCCCGCCTCCTCCTGGAGCAACCCCGCCTCCATCAACCCCAGGAGCTCGCGTTCCAGTGGGGTGTCCTCCCGCTCCATCAGCGCCGCCAACAGGGCCCGTGAGAAGTCCCGCCCCACCACCGCGCACAGCTGCGCCAGGGCCTTCTGGCGCGAGGGCAGCAGATCCAACCGCGCCAGCAACAGCTCGTGCAGGGTGACGGGGATGGACGCCTCCGCTCCGCCCTCCAGCACCATGCGCGTCATCTCCTCGATGAAGAGCGGGATGCCGTCCGTCCTGCTCACCAACCGTTGCACCGTCTCCTCTGGCAGCGCCCGCTCCCGGGCCACCTCCTTCGCCAGGAGCGCCGCGAGCCCGGCCGGCAGCCGCTCCAGGACGAGCCAGTGGAGCCAGGGCTTCCGGGGCCAGTGCGGCTGGAGCTCCGGACGGGCGCTGAGCACGACGAGGAGCCGCGCCGCACCCGCGCGCTCCAGGAGGAAGCCCAGGAACTCCAGCAGGGTGGAGTCGGCCCAGTGCAGGTCCTCCACCACCAGCAGCGTCGGCGCCTGGCAGCGGGCACCGGGCAACATGACGCGGACCAGCGCCTCGAAGGTCTTCTCCTTGCGCTCCTCGGGCGTGAGCTGGAGGACGGGCGAGTCCTCGGGCACGGGCAGCGCCAGCAACAGCCCCAGCAGGTGCGTGTCCTCCCGGGACAGCTCCATCGCCCGGCACCGCTCCTCCAGCTCGCGCATGCGCCACGGCGGGGACTCCCCGGGATCGAAGCACGCCACGCTCTGGAGCAGATCGATGACGGGGTGCAGGGCATGGGTGCTGAACCGGGACCAGCACTGCACGCGCAGCAGCAGGGGTGACTCGGGAGCCACCCGCTCACACAACTCCTGGATGAGGCGGGACTTGCCGAGCCCGGCCTCGCCGCTCACCAGCACGAAGGCGCCCCGCCCGCGCCGGGCCTCCTCCCACAGCGCCGCGAGCCGCCCCAGCTCCCACTCCCGTCCCACCAGGGGCGACAGGCGCCCGGCCCCGAGCGCCCGGGCGAATCGCGAGTCCGCCTCCCGCTCGCGCAGCACGCGGTGGACCTCGAGACGCACCGGCCCCGACAGCCTCTCGAAGGGATGGGAGCCGAGCGGCTCGGTTTCGAAGGCCCCGCGCACGAGCTTCCAGGACGTCTCGCCGAGGACGACGCCCCCGGGCTCCGCCAGGCGCGAGAGCCACGCGGCCACCTTCGGCGCCTCGCCCTGTAGCGCACGCGTTCCCACCGCCATCAGGTCCGTGTGGATGCCGCCCCGCACCGACAGGCCCGCGAGCGGCAGGTGCGGCAGCGCGCGCCGCAGGGTGTCCCGCAGCTCCCGGGTGAGGACCAGCCCCGCGCGCACCGCGCGCTCCGAGTCGTCCTCCCGCCCTCGCGAATGGCCGAAGCACGCGAGCACCTCGCCTCCCATCGACAGCGTCACGGAGCCGCCATGCCGCTCGATGACCTCCGCGCAGGCGCCGTGGAAGGCCGTCTCCAGCTCGCCCACGTCCTCGGCGTCGAGCGGCTCGTTGCCCTGGGCGAGTCCCGAGAGGAGGATGGCCACCAGCGTCACCTGCCGGCGCTCGGGCGAGGCGGTCCGCGGCGACTCGCCCTCGGGGCGGAGCCGGGCCCTCAGCTCGAGCAGCTCCTCGCGCAGCTCCAGCGCCGAGCGGAAGCGCCGCGACGGCTCCTTGGCCAGGGCCGTGGCCAGCAGCGCCTCCACCTCCCGAGGCACCTCCGGCCGGCACGTCCGCACCGGGGGAACCGGCTCGGGCGAGGTCACCCAGGTGCGCAGGCCGGCGAGCGTGTCACTCGCGTGGAGCAGCCCTCCGGTGAGCATCTCGTGGAGCACCGCGCCCGCCGCCCAGACATCGGTGCGCGCGTCCTGGGGCTCGCCCCGCCACTGCTCCGGCGCCATGTAGGCCGGCGTTCCCGAGGAGGGCAGGTGCGGGGCAACCCCGGCACTGGCCAGCGTGAGGTGCGACAGGCCGAAGTCGAGCAGCTTCACCCCGCCCTGCCGCGTGAGGAAGACGTTGCTGGGCTTGAGGTCTCGGTGGACGAGGTGCCGCTCGTGCGCGTGCGCCAGGCCCGTGGTGATGCCCTCCAGGATGTCCAACGCGCGCCCGACATCCAGCGGCCCCCGCGTCAACAGCGCGGCGAGCGACTCGCCCTCCAGACACTCCATCACGAGGAAGGGAAGGCCCGGTCCCTCGGAGGCGCCGTGCCACTCGCACACGTCGAAGATGCGGACGATGTTCTCGTGGTCCAGCCTGGCCACCGCCCGCGCTTCCCGCAGCGCATCCTCCTCCTGGCCCGAGCGGGAGAGGAGGAACTTGAGCGCCACCTCGCGGTGCAGCACCTCGTCGCGCGCGCGAAACACCTGCCCCATCCCGCCGCTCCCCATCCAGTCCAGGACGCTGTACCGGCGGCCATCCAGCCCCCCGAGCCGCTCTCCGGGCTCCGGCAACCGGTGCTTCGGCTCGGCGACGAGCACCTGCCTCAGGAACGAGTCCTCGGACCCGGCCTCCTCGAGGAGGGACCCGCCAGACCCCGTGTGTTGGCCCTCCTCCACGGACACCTCAAAGCCATCCCTGCTCATCTCCGAGCCCCCCCAACGCACCCCGCGTGCACCCCCCCTCGAAGTGGAGAGCCCTCACGGGAGCCGTGAGGACGGAGACTGCCCGACCGCCCCCCTGGCCCGGAACCGCGCCGGCGCGCGGTGAAACACCGTGAAACATTCCCAGCGGGAAACATCGCCCACCAACACTCCGACCGCCTTGCGCCGAACAGTGGCACGCGGCCTGCAACCTCTCGCCGGGTGTTCATGTCTCCATGGCGGGGACACCGTTGAGGGTTCGAGAGCCACGAGTGCCCCGGATGGGGCGGGAGGAAGAGATGAGCGAGGCGATGACTCCGCACGTCTGCAAGGATCCGGCGATGGTGCCAGTGGCGCGGGAGCCGGGCACCGAGCGGCACCGGGTGCTCATCATCGGAGGAGGCACGGCCGGCATCAGCGTGGCGGCGCGCCTGGCGCACGCCGGGCAGAAGGACGTGGCGGTGCTGGAGCCCAGCACGCACCACTACTACCAGCCACTCTGGACGCTGGTGGGCGCGGGCGAGGCCCGCGTCGAGGACACCATCCGCGACGAGGCCCACTACATCCCCAAGGGCGTGACGTGGATTCGCGACTGGGCGGAGGAGGTGGATCCAATCGCCCGGGTGGTGAGCACCCGGGGGGGCAAGCGGATCGGCTATGACTTCCTCGTGGTGGCGCCCGGCATCCAGCTCGACTGGGACAAGGTGAAGGGCCTGCGCGAGGCGCTGGAGCAGCGGCCCAACGTCTCCAGCAACTACGACGTGCGCTACGCGCCCAAGACGTGGGAGATGATCCGCGGCTTCCAGGGAGGCACCGCCCTCTTCACGCACCCGGCCACGCCGGTGAAGTGCGCGGGCGCGCCGCAGAAGATCATGTACCTGGCCGCGGACCACTTCCGGAAGCGGGGCCTCCTCGAGGCCTCGAAGGTCATCTTCGCCTCGGCGGGCAAGGCCATCTTCGGCGTGAAGGAGTTCGCCGCGGTGCTCGAGCAGGTGGTGAAGCGCTACGGCATCGACACGTGCTTCCAGCACGACCTGGT
This is a stretch of genomic DNA from Archangium violaceum. It encodes these proteins:
- a CDS encoding AsmA family protein, which gives rise to MSEQQPKKKRWPYVLGGIVLFLVLVVSIALWRLDAFLLETARTEAAKYSQQLGRPVMIGDISTKLVPYLGVKVENVVVGAAEGEQVPLTELRRVDVSMALWPALTSRGKDIQVQNAEVNGLTVNVVRLPDGTTNVSRLQEKLARQQPKEEEPPAEETPTDLSGVRVDRAALTDATIRFIDQSGGAQARELAISDLDIEVKDLRVGQPLEVALNAAVLAQQQNLHVTVKTAPLPASLTPVPERVVLKAEPIDISPLGPFLGPDVGLQAGKVQADWTAELGAAVPGGNGPTNIKGGLRAEGLSFAGTEGGKALDVVLDTDVTGDMKTGDLTLRKLLMELGPARLTGKGQVKGLLTETPAVQDFELVGQNLDPAVLAEYYPPLRKQLANQVAGPIGLVVRGGGTQQSQALTAEMDLTPVRLNIPEQLSKEAGAPMQVTARITGAAASGGALRFDAKADLTGVDMRPGLLLDKRPGQTFTVDTAGTYQPESGKRPMKVDLGRLNVALLDSTLTGTASVALAGQGARQTTTFALALKSPRLNADELLMTDEEIASVTGGAPVEEEGPQDPKRFNGMRGDMLFEIGALRMNEMDLSNMVAELKMVDDLITVERFTTGIYGGTVSAGGSTVRLGPEPAQRPFELKAEVRGMDVAQAMSKRVPRKVLDGRFDGQLNLTGVGYEMESLKQRLAGAIQGNLMGGAFSGMDIPAAVSAPLVKALPFAGKMLTDEGMTQLAEQLPFGVTIKNGVAQLSKPITWTRPEVAMSFDGGIGLDGTLDLAGTVNLGPPLIQKMTLGKATPTDPVPLALKLTGKAWSPQVTGLDVKPAAVAIAKMAAASAATELLGEKGKEVGKVITGGTDAAKEAAKAEAEKRQRELEEKARQEAEAARKRAEEEAKKRLKGIFKK
- a CDS encoding alpha/beta hydrolase encodes the protein MGRLTILSTLLGTSLATAARRMKRGPLRPGWSFKYEATVAFMKATNERIVHLDAATQRAEMERLSIPSPALKRVRREQVDAGGVPAEWFIPREGASEHVVLYLHGGSYVFGSTRTHGDLIARIALGTGAKALGLNYRLAPEHPFPAPVEDTVAAYRWLLSTGVKPERVVFCGDSAGGGLAIAAQVALRDQGVPLPAGAGVIAPWVDLECSGESVETNGPYDWGDKRMLLHWAKWYLGGASPREPLASPWYADLRGLPPLFVHAGSAELQYDDARRITEKARAAGIQAHLEVWPEMVHNFQTFGDGFPEAVRGTAKLCEHLRGLLREGGPHSG
- a CDS encoding isopenicillin N synthase family dioxygenase; the encoded protein is MNTVPAAGGFDHVPVIDVRALVTPSSSAAERRAVAARIGAACRESGFFYVVGHGVDAGLQARLEELSRRFFALPLDDKMAIRMALGGPAWRGFFPVGGELTSGRPDRKEGLYFGTELGPEHPLVRAGTPLHGPNLFPQEPRGLREAVLDYMAALTRLGHALMSGIALSLELEEDYFAARYTGDPLVLFRIFNYPPGPSTAEDGQPVWGVGEHTDYGVLTILKQDDAGGLQVKSRAGGEVRWVEAPPVPGSFVCNIGDMLDRMTRGVYRSTPHRVLNRSGRDRLSLPFFFDPGWTTEIHPIDAPALHGVSTLDDRAERWDGQSVHAFRGTYGDYLLGKVGKVFPDLRSKVLS
- a CDS encoding glutathione S-transferase family protein, with product MLLDGEWRTDWYAPDEAGRFVRPRTRFHDRVSASGEGRFPAEAGRYHLYVSYACPWASRTLIIRKLKGLEGAVGVTVADPRMGRDGWKFGGCYPRANEDKLNGTHYLRELYQRADAHYSGRVTVPILWDARERTIVNNESRELLRMLDTEFDAFAEHPVTLWPEELREQVDATIDALYEPVNNGVYKAGFATSQGAYELACRELFTALEHWEGVLDRQRYLCGEVLTEADICFYTTLVRFDLVYYSHFKCNLSRLQDYPNLWNYLLDLYQTPGFAETTNVDHIKVHYYWSQDTVNPSRIIPMGPAVDLLAPHNRDRLGPRMLAPAPGITRH